Proteins encoded by one window of Bacillota bacterium:
- the phoU gene encoding phosphate signaling complex protein PhoU produces the protein MRARFDQQLELLNTELIEMGALCEHVISQALQALREGYIALAQEVTSVDDEIDDKERKIENLCLKILLQQQPVARDLRQVSSALKMITDLERIGDQAADIAEIITMGNIDASKDTLHIGEMAEATIKMVTDSIDAYVHQDLELAQRVVDYDDVVDDLFNRVKHEVIELISQDPAEGEYAVDLLLIAKYLERIGDHATNTAEWVQFSVTGKHKDGDQ, from the coding sequence ATGAGAGCAAGGTTTGACCAACAGCTGGAACTGCTAAATACCGAGCTGATAGAGATGGGAGCGCTCTGTGAGCATGTCATTTCCCAGGCATTACAGGCTCTAAGGGAAGGCTATATTGCCCTTGCTCAAGAGGTAACCTCCGTCGACGACGAAATCGATGATAAGGAACGGAAGATCGAAAACCTGTGCCTGAAGATTCTTCTGCAACAGCAGCCGGTGGCCAGGGACCTGCGGCAAGTATCCTCGGCCCTGAAGATGATCACCGACTTGGAGCGAATCGGCGACCAGGCAGCGGACATTGCTGAGATTATCACCATGGGCAACATCGATGCCTCTAAGGATACCCTCCACATCGGTGAGATGGCTGAGGCTACCATAAAGATGGTGACAGATAGTATCGATGCCTACGTGCACCAGGACTTAGAGCTGGCCCAACGAGTAGTGGACTATGACGATGTGGTTGACGATCTATTTAATAGGGTAAAGCATGAAGTGATTGAACTAATCAGTCAGGATCCCGCCGAGGGCGAGTACGCCGTTGATTTGCTGTTAATCGCCAAATACCTGGAGCGCATCGGCGATCACGCCACCAACACCGCGGAATGGGTGCAGTTTTCCGTTACCGGTAAGCATAAGGATGGAGATCAATGA